A single region of the Streptomyces sp. NBC_00236 genome encodes:
- a CDS encoding GNAT family N-acetyltransferase — MEFTMGGRLEVRIAPADVGKRVSVRRLTEDGTQGPKFTDTVGVLTSWNTGVLSVTPKSGESVRIPESSLVAGKVVPAAPARRRGPAATFTELARVCARAWQPVESEPLGGWLLRAAGGFTRRANSVLPLGDPGMPLDAALRRVSQWYGDRGLPPYIQTATGAEGAQEELCAALEGHGWRREVTAEVRIAALAPIGDLAAEVSRVRLGRTVDDMWLARYQRVGTPGPQVSAVLGSGPSVWFATVPGEAGDEAPAAIGRCVVDGRWAGFMAVEVAPEHRRRGLATTVMTALARQAMDEGASAAWLQVEADNEGARALYDGMGFATHHLYHHFRAA; from the coding sequence GTGGAATTCACCATGGGCGGACGGCTGGAGGTCCGAATTGCACCGGCTGACGTGGGCAAACGGGTATCAGTCCGGCGCCTGACCGAGGACGGCACCCAGGGACCGAAATTCACCGACACGGTCGGTGTTCTCACATCCTGGAACACGGGTGTGCTGTCGGTCACACCGAAGAGTGGTGAGTCCGTCCGGATCCCGGAGTCGTCCCTGGTGGCGGGCAAGGTCGTACCGGCCGCTCCGGCCCGCAGGCGCGGCCCCGCGGCCACCTTCACCGAACTCGCCCGGGTGTGCGCACGCGCCTGGCAGCCGGTGGAGAGCGAACCGCTGGGCGGCTGGCTGCTGCGCGCCGCCGGCGGGTTCACTCGGCGCGCCAACTCCGTGCTGCCGCTCGGAGATCCGGGCATGCCGCTCGACGCGGCGCTCCGGCGCGTCAGCCAGTGGTACGGCGACCGGGGCCTGCCCCCGTACATCCAGACCGCGACCGGCGCCGAGGGTGCGCAGGAGGAGTTGTGCGCGGCGCTGGAGGGGCACGGGTGGCGGCGGGAGGTGACCGCGGAGGTGCGGATCGCCGCGCTGGCCCCGATCGGCGACCTGGCCGCGGAGGTGTCGCGGGTGCGGCTCGGCCGCACGGTGGACGACATGTGGCTCGCCCGCTACCAGCGCGTCGGGACGCCGGGCCCGCAGGTGTCCGCGGTCCTGGGCAGCGGCCCGTCGGTGTGGTTCGCGACCGTGCCGGGCGAGGCGGGGGACGAGGCGCCGGCCGCGATCGGGCGGTGTGTCGTGGACGGGCGGTGGGCCGGTTTCATGGCCGTCGAGGTGGCTCCCGAGCACCGCAGGAGGGGGCTCGCCACCACCGTGATGACCGCGCTGGCCCGGCAGGCGATGGACGAGGGCGCGTCGGCCGCGTGGCTCCAGGTGGAGGCGGACAACGAGGGTGCCCGTGCGCTGTACGACGGCATGGGCTTCGCGACACACCACCTGTACCACCACTTCCGGGCGGCGTAG
- the fdxA gene encoding ferredoxin — translation MTYVIAQPCVDVKDKACIEECPVDCIYEGQRSLYIHPDECVDCGACEPVCPVEAIFYEDDTPEEWKDYYKANVEFFDDLGSPGGASKLGLIERDHAFIAALPPQNQ, via the coding sequence GTGACCTACGTCATCGCGCAGCCTTGTGTCGACGTAAAGGACAAGGCCTGCATCGAAGAGTGCCCCGTCGACTGTATCTATGAGGGCCAGCGGTCCTTGTACATCCACCCGGACGAGTGCGTCGACTGTGGAGCCTGCGAGCCGGTCTGCCCGGTCGAGGCGATCTTCTACGAGGACGACACTCCGGAGGAGTGGAAGGACTACTACAAGGCGAACGTCGAGTTCTTCGACGACCTCGGGTCGCCGGGTGGTGCCTCCAAGCTGGGTCTGATCGAGCGCGACCACGCGTTCATCGCCGCCCTGCCGCCGCAGAACCAGTAA
- the dapC gene encoding succinyldiaminopimelate transaminase, with product MSAVSSRLPVFPWDRLAPYKSTAGGHPDGIVDLSVGTPVDPVPELIQQALVAAADSPGYPTVWGTAALRDALTGWVERRLGAVSVTHENVLPVVGSKELVAWLPTQLGLGAGDKVAYPRLAYPTYEVGARLCGAEPVVYDDPTDLDPAGLKLLWLNSPSNPTGRVLAKDELTRIVAWAREHDVLVFSDECYLELGWEAEPVSVLHPDVCGGTYEGVVAVHSLSKRSNLAGYRAAFIAGDAAVLSELLLIRKHGGMMTPAPVQAATVAALGDDRHVAEQRTRYADRRTALRTALEAHGFRIEHSEASLYLWATRDEPCWDTVAYLAELGILVAPGDFYGPAGDRFVRVAFTATDERVAAAVKRLG from the coding sequence GTGTCCGCAGTCTCCTCCCGTCTCCCGGTCTTTCCCTGGGACAGGCTCGCGCCCTACAAGTCGACGGCCGGCGGCCACCCGGACGGCATCGTAGACCTGTCCGTGGGCACGCCCGTCGACCCGGTGCCCGAACTGATCCAGCAGGCGCTCGTCGCCGCGGCGGACAGCCCCGGCTATCCGACGGTGTGGGGGACGGCCGCGCTGCGTGACGCCCTCACCGGCTGGGTGGAGCGCCGCCTGGGCGCCGTCTCGGTGACGCACGAGAACGTGCTGCCCGTCGTCGGCTCCAAGGAGCTCGTGGCGTGGCTGCCGACCCAGCTCGGCCTCGGCGCCGGTGACAAGGTCGCCTACCCGCGGCTCGCCTACCCGACGTACGAGGTCGGCGCCCGGCTGTGCGGTGCCGAGCCCGTCGTCTACGACGACCCGACCGACCTCGATCCGGCCGGACTGAAGCTGCTCTGGCTCAACTCGCCGTCCAATCCGACGGGCCGGGTCCTGGCCAAGGACGAGCTGACCCGGATCGTCGCCTGGGCGCGCGAGCACGACGTGCTGGTCTTCAGCGACGAGTGCTACCTGGAGCTCGGCTGGGAGGCCGAACCGGTCTCCGTGCTCCACCCGGACGTCTGCGGCGGTACGTACGAGGGCGTCGTCGCCGTCCACTCGCTCTCCAAGCGCTCCAACCTCGCCGGCTACCGCGCCGCCTTCATCGCGGGCGACGCGGCCGTGCTGAGCGAGCTGCTGCTGATCCGCAAGCACGGCGGGATGATGACGCCGGCCCCCGTCCAGGCGGCGACGGTCGCCGCGCTCGGCGACGACCGCCACGTGGCCGAGCAGCGCACCCGGTACGCGGACCGGCGCACGGCCCTGCGCACGGCGCTGGAGGCCCACGGGTTCCGCATCGAGCACAGCGAGGCGAGCCTCTACCTCTGGGCGACGCGCGACGAGCCCTGCTGGGACACCGTGGCGTACCTGGCGGAACTGGGGATCCTGGTGGCGCCGGGAGACTTCTACGGGCCGGCGGGCGACCGCTTCGTGCGCGTGGCGTTCACGGCGACCGACGAGCGCGTGGCTGCCGCGGTCAAGCGACTGGGCTGA
- a CDS encoding ATP-binding protein has protein sequence MSLPLTRRIARTALLIAAGAAPVVGAAGVAGAAQLPQAPELGGLTTVDGAGLGQAVDAAQPATDTAGKAGGKVVGTTLPVAAKTLGEAGGKAAPAAKGAGKAAKGGASDTLGDATGAVTKGGLPTDKLGGLPIG, from the coding sequence ATGTCCCTCCCCCTGACCCGTCGGATCGCCCGTACCGCGCTGCTGATCGCGGCGGGTGCGGCCCCCGTGGTCGGTGCGGCCGGTGTCGCAGGTGCCGCGCAGCTCCCGCAGGCCCCGGAGCTCGGCGGTCTCACCACCGTCGACGGCGCCGGACTCGGCCAGGCAGTCGACGCGGCCCAGCCGGCCACCGACACCGCGGGCAAGGCCGGCGGCAAGGTCGTCGGGACCACTCTGCCGGTGGCGGCCAAGACCCTCGGCGAGGCGGGCGGCAAGGCCGCGCCCGCGGCGAAGGGTGCCGGCAAGGCCGCCAAGGGCGGCGCGAGCGACACCCTCGGCGACGCGACCGGTGCCGTGACCAAGGGCGGCCTGCCCACCGACAAGCTCGGCGGCCTGCCGATCGGCTGA
- the dapE gene encoding succinyl-diaminopimelate desuccinylase yields MAESTLDLTLDGPALTAWLVDFPSVSGEEKALADAVESALRTLPHLTVDRHGNNVVARTNLGRAERVVLAGHIDTVPIADNVPSRLDEDGLLWGCGSSDMKSGVAVQLRIAATVPEPNRDLTFVFYDNEEVAADLNGLGHIAAAHPDWLTADFAVLLEGSNGEVEGGCQGTLRVFLRMEGERAHSARSWMGSNAVHAAAPVLERLAAYEPRKPVIDGLEYHEGLNAVRIEGGVANNVIPDACTVVVNYRYAPDLSAEQAIAHVHEVFADCGVAEFIVDDHSGAAMPGLSHPAAQAFMDAVGGTARPKFGWTDVARFGGLGVPAVNYGPGDPVLAHKRNEHVKVERITHCEDRLRSWLTT; encoded by the coding sequence ATGGCCGAAAGCACGCTTGACCTCACACTGGACGGACCCGCGCTCACCGCATGGCTCGTCGACTTCCCCTCGGTCAGCGGGGAGGAGAAGGCCCTCGCCGACGCCGTCGAGTCGGCGCTGCGGACGCTGCCGCACCTGACCGTCGACCGGCACGGCAACAACGTCGTGGCCAGGACGAACCTGGGCCGCGCCGAGCGCGTCGTACTGGCGGGTCACATCGACACCGTGCCGATCGCCGACAACGTGCCCTCGCGCCTCGACGAGGACGGCCTCTTGTGGGGCTGCGGCAGCTCCGACATGAAGTCGGGCGTCGCCGTCCAGCTGAGGATCGCCGCCACCGTGCCCGAGCCCAACCGCGACCTCACCTTCGTCTTCTACGACAACGAAGAGGTCGCCGCCGACCTCAACGGCCTCGGACACATCGCCGCCGCCCACCCCGACTGGCTGACGGCCGACTTCGCCGTCCTCCTGGAGGGCTCCAACGGCGAGGTCGAGGGCGGCTGCCAGGGCACGCTGCGCGTCTTCCTGCGCATGGAGGGCGAGCGGGCGCACTCCGCCCGCAGCTGGATGGGGTCCAACGCCGTCCACGCCGCCGCCCCCGTCCTCGAAAGGCTCGCCGCGTACGAACCGCGCAAGCCGGTGATCGACGGACTGGAGTACCACGAGGGGCTCAACGCCGTACGGATCGAGGGCGGCGTCGCCAACAACGTCATCCCCGACGCCTGCACCGTCGTCGTGAACTACCGCTACGCCCCCGACCTGAGCGCCGAGCAGGCCATCGCCCATGTGCACGAGGTCTTCGCCGACTGCGGAGTCGCCGAGTTCATCGTCGACGACCACTCGGGCGCGGCCATGCCGGGCCTGTCCCACCCCGCGGCCCAGGCCTTCATGGACGCGGTCGGCGGCACCGCCAGGCCCAAGTTCGGCTGGACGGACGTGGCACGCTTCGGCGGCCTCGGCGTTCCCGCGGTGAACTACGGCCCCGGCGACCCGGTCCTCGCCCACAAGCGCAACGAGCACGTGAAGGTCGAACGGATCACCCACTGCGAGGACCGGCTCCGCTCCTGGCTCACGACCTGA
- a CDS encoding TIGR00730 family Rossman fold protein, which produces MGNAEDARIPEGAEVPEGAVKPEEQRLGPVLRRRDQVQPGTTDQRLLDSEGDSEWVHTDPWRVMRIQSEFVEGFGALAELPSAISVFGSARTPAGAPEYEAGVRIGRALVEAGFAVITGGGPGAMEAANKGAREAKGVSVGLGIELPFESGLNPHVDIGVNFRYFFVRKTMFVKYAQGFVVLPGGLGTLDELFEALTLVQTGKVTRFPIVLFGTEYWGGLVDWLRDTVVAQGKASAKDLLLFHVTDDVDEAVNLVTKEVGR; this is translated from the coding sequence ATGGGCAACGCGGAGGACGCAAGGATCCCTGAGGGCGCGGAGGTACCCGAGGGAGCGGTCAAGCCCGAGGAACAGCGACTCGGCCCGGTGCTGCGCCGCAGGGACCAGGTGCAGCCCGGCACGACCGACCAGCGGCTGCTGGACTCCGAGGGCGACTCCGAGTGGGTGCACACCGACCCGTGGCGGGTCATGCGCATCCAGTCGGAGTTCGTCGAGGGCTTCGGCGCGCTCGCCGAACTGCCGAGCGCCATCAGCGTCTTCGGATCCGCCCGCACACCCGCCGGTGCGCCGGAGTACGAGGCGGGTGTGCGCATCGGCCGCGCGCTCGTCGAGGCGGGCTTCGCGGTGATCACCGGGGGCGGCCCCGGAGCGATGGAGGCGGCGAACAAGGGGGCCCGGGAGGCGAAGGGCGTCTCGGTCGGCCTCGGCATCGAGCTGCCTTTCGAGTCGGGCCTCAACCCGCACGTCGACATCGGCGTCAACTTCCGCTACTTCTTCGTCCGCAAGACGATGTTCGTGAAGTACGCACAGGGCTTCGTCGTCCTGCCCGGCGGCCTCGGCACCCTGGACGAGCTCTTCGAGGCCCTCACCCTCGTCCAGACGGGCAAGGTCACCCGCTTCCCGATCGTGCTGTTCGGTACGGAGTACTGGGGCGGCCTGGTGGACTGGCTGCGGGACACGGTGGTGGCCCAGGGCAAGGCGTCGGCGAAGGACCTGCTGCTGTTCCACGTCACGGACGACGTGGACGAGGCGGTGAACCTGGTGACGAAGGAGGTCGGGCGGTAG
- the folP gene encoding dihydropteroate synthase, which translates to MRSGALRLGRREFGAHEPVIMAIVNRTPDSFYDQGATFLDEPALSRVEQAVADGAAIIDIGGVKAGPGDEVTAEEEARRTVGFVAEVRRRHPDVVISVDTWRHDVGEAVCEAGADLLNDAWGGVDPKLAEVAARYGAGLVCTHAGGAEPRTRPHRAGYEDVMADILRVTVGLAERAVGLGVRPDGIMIDPGHDFGKNTRHSLEATRRLGEMAETGWPVLVSLSNKDFVGETLDRPVKERLLGTLATTAVSAWLGARVYRVHEVAETRDVLDMVASIAGHRAPAVARRGLA; encoded by the coding sequence ATGCGAAGCGGTGCGCTCAGGCTGGGCCGGCGCGAGTTCGGTGCGCACGAGCCGGTGATCATGGCGATCGTGAACCGCACCCCGGACTCCTTCTACGACCAGGGCGCCACCTTCCTCGACGAGCCCGCGCTCTCCCGGGTCGAGCAGGCCGTGGCCGACGGCGCCGCGATCATCGACATCGGCGGAGTGAAGGCGGGACCCGGCGACGAGGTCACCGCCGAGGAGGAGGCCCGTCGCACCGTGGGGTTCGTCGCCGAGGTGCGCCGCCGCCACCCGGACGTGGTGATCAGCGTCGACACCTGGCGCCACGATGTCGGGGAGGCCGTCTGCGAGGCCGGGGCCGACCTGCTGAACGACGCGTGGGGCGGGGTCGACCCGAAGCTGGCGGAGGTCGCCGCGCGGTACGGGGCCGGTCTGGTCTGCACGCACGCGGGCGGCGCCGAGCCGCGGACCCGGCCGCACCGGGCCGGGTACGAGGACGTGATGGCCGACATCCTGCGGGTGACCGTGGGGCTGGCCGAGCGGGCCGTGGGACTGGGGGTCCGGCCGGACGGGATCATGATCGACCCCGGTCACGACTTCGGGAAGAACACCCGGCACTCGCTGGAGGCGACGCGTCGGCTCGGCGAGATGGCGGAGACGGGGTGGCCGGTGCTCGTGTCGCTGTCCAACAAGGACTTCGTCGGCGAGACGCTCGACCGGCCGGTGAAGGAACGGCTGCTCGGCACACTGGCGACGACCGCGGTGTCCGCGTGGCTGGGGGCGCGGGTGTACCGGGTGCACGAGGTGGCGGAGACGCGGGACGTCCTGGACATGGTGGCGTCCATCGCCGGGCACCGGGCGCCGGCGGTGGCGCGGCGGGGGTTGGCGTAG
- a CDS encoding DivIVA domain-containing protein: MFWFLLLAMVVVVAAVTLAVVGGGKSAVLQDVAPEQLTDPLPATRPVGRADVEALRLPVAVRGYRMADVDEALGRLGAELAERDARIAELESALAGAQATRAGRPDLLKQPQDAPGSPWEAPEPQGGAQRPDEEPGR; the protein is encoded by the coding sequence GTGTTCTGGTTCTTGCTGCTCGCGATGGTGGTGGTGGTTGCCGCGGTCACGCTCGCCGTGGTCGGCGGAGGGAAGAGCGCCGTCCTGCAGGACGTGGCGCCCGAGCAGCTGACGGATCCGCTGCCCGCGACGCGCCCGGTCGGCCGCGCGGATGTCGAGGCGCTCCGGCTGCCGGTAGCCGTGCGCGGCTACCGGATGGCCGATGTGGACGAGGCGCTGGGCCGGCTCGGCGCCGAGCTCGCCGAGCGGGACGCCCGGATCGCGGAGCTGGAGTCGGCGCTCGCCGGCGCCCAGGCCACGAGAGCCGGCCGTCCCGATCTTCTGAAGCAGCCCCAGGACGCCCCAGGGTCGCCCTGGGAGGCTCCGGAGCCGCAGGGCGGGGCCCAGCGGCCCGACGAGGAGCCCGGACGATGA